A DNA window from Alkaliphilus flagellatus contains the following coding sequences:
- the proS gene encoding proline--tRNA ligase, with amino-acid sequence MSKKDKQFVEEITPMEVDFAQWYTDVIKKTDLVDYSPVKGFMVIKHYGYAIWENIQKYMDNRFKETGHKNCYFPLLIPESLLKKEAEHVEGFAPEVAWVTHGGDEELAERLCVRPTSETIICEMYSRWLKSYRDLPFLYNQWCSVVRWEKSTRPFLRTSEFLWQEGHTLHETYEDAQEETLQMLNIYKETAEELLAMPVVVGQKSEKEKFAGAYATYTMEALMHDGKALQAGTSHNLGQHFTTAFDITYSDRNGDLKHPYHTSWGVSTRLIGGIIMVHGDNRGLVLPPGVAPVQVVIVPIASHKEGVLDKANELFSQLKGKFRVELDDRDNYSPGWKFNEWEMKGVPIRIEIGPKDIEKNQAMLFRRDELEKEAVSLDNLEEAVDNLLRDINNNLLYKAKKMRDEKTYIVKSFDEMKEVMDIKPGFVKAMWCGERECEEHIKAETGVTIRCIPFEQEDLGHTCAFCGKEAKHMVYLAKAY; translated from the coding sequence ATGTCAAAAAAAGATAAACAATTTGTTGAAGAAATTACCCCAATGGAGGTAGACTTTGCACAATGGTATACAGATGTAATTAAGAAAACAGACTTAGTTGATTACTCACCAGTTAAAGGCTTTATGGTTATTAAGCACTATGGTTACGCTATCTGGGAAAACATTCAAAAGTATATGGATAACAGATTTAAAGAAACAGGACATAAAAACTGTTATTTTCCGCTACTTATTCCAGAAAGTTTACTAAAGAAGGAAGCCGAGCACGTAGAAGGATTTGCTCCTGAAGTGGCATGGGTTACTCATGGGGGAGATGAAGAACTAGCAGAAAGACTTTGTGTTAGACCGACATCAGAAACTATTATTTGTGAAATGTATTCAAGATGGTTAAAGTCCTATAGAGATTTACCATTTTTATATAACCAATGGTGTTCAGTTGTTCGTTGGGAAAAGAGCACGAGACCATTCCTTAGAACATCAGAATTTTTATGGCAGGAAGGACATACTCTACACGAAACCTATGAAGACGCACAAGAAGAAACTTTGCAAATGTTAAATATTTATAAAGAAACTGCAGAAGAATTATTAGCCATGCCAGTTGTTGTGGGACAAAAGAGTGAGAAGGAAAAATTTGCTGGAGCATATGCTACTTATACAATGGAAGCTTTAATGCATGACGGTAAAGCACTTCAAGCCGGTACTTCACACAACTTAGGTCAACACTTTACAACAGCTTTTGATATTACTTACTCAGATAGAAATGGGGATCTTAAACATCCTTATCATACATCTTGGGGTGTTTCTACAAGGTTAATCGGTGGAATCATTATGGTTCATGGGGATAATAGGGGACTTGTATTACCTCCAGGGGTAGCTCCTGTTCAGGTTGTTATAGTTCCAATAGCATCCCACAAGGAAGGTGTGTTAGATAAAGCTAATGAACTATTTAGTCAGTTAAAAGGCAAGTTTAGAGTTGAGCTAGATGATCGTGATAATTACTCTCCAGGTTGGAAGTTTAATGAATGGGAAATGAAGGGTGTTCCAATAAGAATAGAAATCGGACCAAAAGATATCGAAAAAAATCAAGCCATGTTATTTAGAAGAGATGAATTAGAAAAAGAAGCTGTTTCTCTAGATAATCTAGAGGAAGCGGTAGATAATCTACTAAGAGATATTAATAACAACTTGCTATATAAAGCTAAAAAAATGAGGGATGAAAAAACCTATATAGTAAAAAGTTTTGATGAAATGAAGGAAGTTATGGATATAAAACCTGGCTTTGTTAAAGCCATGTGGTGTGGAGAAAGAGAATGTGAAGAACATATTAAAGCTGAAACTGGTGTTACTATAAGATGTATCCCATTTGAGCAGGAGGACTTAGGCCATACTTGTGCATTCTGTGGTAAAGAAGCAAAACATATGGTATATTTAGCTAAAGCATACTAA
- a CDS encoding ABC transporter permease — MNSKHIGLVFKKEVKDIFRDKRTWIASVLIPMLIFPLLFFFMNMGVSKIEKNLQNDIVVFIETNEQEADIIQYLKSGVGLKVVDVDNPYEALQKGDIKAIIQIGENFQSKINEKVPGDIKIIFDEVSNESSMATSIVEGIINKYNEEVRLERLADIGVDPKILQPTIINREAYVPEGQESKGDATALMMITFLLPFFLMMYPVVGGMPAAIDLGAGEKERMSLEPLLASGADRLSILTGKYLTVLLASVLGTITSLIGVLAAAKIAPNVMPLEVRISPLPMLILVVTSLLIAMMLSGLMLSISVFAKSYKEAGTYLSPVTIVLMVPAYLTMFMDIRTLPNSMFFVPLLNAVLLMKEVLVDIINPLHIATTFGISILLVVASLLFMKYMFNKESVIFRS; from the coding sequence ATGAATAGTAAACATATAGGGCTTGTTTTTAAAAAAGAAGTTAAAGATATTTTTAGAGATAAACGAACCTGGATTGCAAGTGTGTTAATACCTATGTTAATTTTTCCACTCTTATTTTTCTTTATGAATATGGGCGTAAGTAAGATAGAGAAAAACTTACAAAATGATATTGTTGTTTTTATTGAAACAAATGAGCAAGAGGCAGATATTATCCAATATCTGAAAAGTGGAGTAGGACTTAAAGTAGTTGATGTTGATAATCCCTATGAAGCTTTACAAAAGGGAGATATTAAAGCGATAATACAAATAGGAGAAAATTTTCAGAGTAAAATAAATGAGAAAGTACCTGGAGATATTAAAATAATATTCGATGAGGTAAGTAATGAATCCAGCATGGCTACATCTATTGTAGAAGGAATTATTAATAAATATAATGAAGAGGTTAGACTTGAAAGACTAGCAGATATAGGCGTTGATCCAAAGATTCTTCAACCTACCATTATAAATAGAGAAGCCTATGTACCCGAGGGACAGGAATCTAAGGGAGATGCTACAGCTTTAATGATGATAACATTTTTGCTTCCATTTTTCTTAATGATGTATCCTGTGGTAGGTGGTATGCCAGCGGCAATAGATCTAGGAGCAGGAGAAAAAGAGAGGATGTCTTTAGAACCTTTATTGGCAAGTGGTGCTGATAGACTTTCTATACTAACTGGTAAATACTTAACTGTACTGTTAGCTTCTGTACTAGGGACAATTACTTCGTTAATTGGTGTTCTTGCAGCAGCTAAAATAGCTCCAAATGTAATGCCTTTAGAAGTTCGCATTTCTCCGCTGCCTATGTTAATTTTGGTAGTTACATCCTTACTTATAGCTATGATGTTAAGTGGGTTAATGCTTTCTATAAGCGTGTTTGCTAAATCTTACAAGGAAGCAGGTACTTACTTAAGTCCTGTTACAATTGTGCTAATGGTTCCTGCGTATTTAACTATGTTTATGGATATTCGTACCTTACCAAATAGCATGTTTTTCGTACCACTACTTAATGCTGTGTTGCTAATGAAGGAAGTATTGGTGGATATTATTAACCCACTTCATATTGCGACTACATTTGGTATTTCTATCCTATTGGTAGTGGCATCACTTCTATTTATGAAATACATGTTTAATAAAGAATCTGTTATTTTTAGATCTTAG
- a CDS encoding ABC transporter ATP-binding protein yields the protein MIEVKGLTKSFKDVHALKGISFKVPKGEVLGLLGENGAGKTTTLRILATMLKPTKGTAILSGHDILKNQQAVRREIGILFGGESGLYDRLTARENIAYYAELNDISKEEIKERIDYLTKILDMEEYIDRRVGKFSKGMKQKVAIARSIVHNPPIMLFDEPTSGLDVTAARTIHSFIEECRKEGKTVIFSSHSMVEVEKLCERVAIIHKGNIIEEGSIEELKIKYNKNLEDLFVELVGGTNE from the coding sequence ATGATTGAAGTAAAAGGTCTTACAAAGTCTTTTAAAGATGTACACGCACTTAAAGGTATAAGCTTTAAGGTACCAAAGGGAGAGGTGCTAGGGCTTTTAGGTGAAAATGGTGCGGGTAAAACTACAACTTTACGTATTTTAGCAACTATGCTAAAACCTACTAAGGGTACTGCAATTTTAAGTGGTCATGATATCTTGAAAAATCAACAAGCTGTAAGAAGGGAAATTGGTATTTTATTCGGTGGTGAAAGCGGTTTATATGACAGACTTACTGCTAGAGAGAATATTGCTTACTATGCTGAATTAAATGACATATCTAAGGAAGAAATTAAGGAAAGAATAGACTATTTAACAAAGATACTAGATATGGAAGAGTATATAGACAGAAGGGTAGGTAAATTTTCTAAGGGTATGAAGCAAAAGGTAGCTATTGCACGTTCTATTGTGCATAATCCGCCTATTATGTTATTCGATGAACCTACTTCTGGATTAGATGTTACAGCTGCTAGAACTATACATAGTTTTATTGAAGAGTGTAGAAAGGAAGGTAAGACTGTAATATTTTCATCCCACTCTATGGTAGAGGTCGAAAAATTATGTGAGCGTGTAGCCATTATACATAAAGGTAATATAATAGAAGAGGGGTCAATAGAAGAGCTTAAAATAAAGTATAATAAAAATTTAGAAGACTTATTTGTAGAATTGGTAGGTGGAACAAATGAATAG
- the ispF gene encoding 2-C-methyl-D-erythritol 2,4-cyclodiphosphate synthase — protein MRVGIGYDVHKLVEDRKLIIGGVDIPYEKGLLGHSDADVLLHAIKDAILGAAALGDIGKHFPDTDDKYKGANSLDLLRYVAILIESKGYVVNNLDATIIAQKPKMSPHIEEMRNNIALALNIEVDRVNIKATTTEGLGFVGVGDGIAANSIASIIKKSE, from the coding sequence ATGAGGGTAGGAATAGGATATGATGTACATAAATTAGTAGAGGATAGAAAATTAATAATTGGGGGCGTGGATATTCCTTATGAAAAGGGACTATTGGGGCATTCTGATGCAGATGTACTGCTCCATGCTATTAAGGATGCTATATTGGGAGCGGCAGCCTTAGGAGATATAGGAAAACATTTTCCGGATACTGATGACAAATATAAAGGGGCAAATAGCCTAGATCTTTTACGATATGTTGCAATATTAATAGAAAGTAAAGGTTATGTAGTTAATAACTTAGATGCTACCATTATTGCACAAAAACCTAAAATGTCTCCTCATATTGAGGAAATGAGAAATAATATTGCACTAGCTTTAAATATTGAAGTAGATAGGGTAAACATTAAGGCTACAACTACAGAGGGACTAGGTTTTGTAGGTGTAGGAGACGGTATAGCTGCTAACTCGATAGCTAGTATTATAAAAAAATCGGAATAG
- the ispD gene encoding 2-C-methyl-D-erythritol 4-phosphate cytidylyltransferase — protein MEEILKTSAIIVAAGKGRRMGREYNKQYILLGNKPIVAHTIEVFEDSSLIDEIILVVGKGEVDLVKQIIIEKYNFKKVISIVEGGERRQDSVYNGLRAIDNNCNIVLIHDGARPFITNNIIEEGIEVANKTGACIAAVPVKDTIKVSNESMDVVNTPNRETLWAVQTPQAFKYQLVMNAYEKLQNSNIEATDDAMIIERLGYTVKIIKGSYENIKITTPEDLILGEGILKNRKVEG, from the coding sequence ATGGAAGAGATTTTAAAAACTAGTGCTATTATTGTAGCAGCAGGAAAAGGACGCCGTATGGGAAGAGAATATAATAAACAGTACATACTTTTAGGCAACAAACCAATAGTTGCTCATACTATAGAGGTTTTTGAAGATAGTAGTTTGATAGATGAAATAATTTTAGTTGTAGGCAAGGGTGAAGTTGATTTAGTTAAACAAATTATTATAGAAAAATATAATTTTAAAAAGGTTATTAGTATTGTAGAAGGAGGAGAGCGGCGTCAAGATTCTGTTTACAATGGACTGAGAGCTATAGATAATAATTGCAATATTGTATTGATTCACGATGGAGCTAGGCCTTTTATCACTAATAATATTATAGAAGAAGGTATAGAAGTAGCAAATAAAACTGGTGCTTGTATTGCTGCTGTGCCCGTAAAGGATACTATTAAAGTATCAAATGAAAGCATGGATGTAGTAAATACTCCCAATAGAGAAACTCTATGGGCTGTTCAAACGCCGCAGGCTTTTAAATATCAATTGGTAATGAATGCCTATGAAAAATTGCAAAATAGCAATATAGAGGCTACTGATGATGCTATGATTATTGAAAGACTAGGCTATACTGTAAAGATTATAAAGGGAAGCTATGAAAATATAAAAATTACAACACCAGAGGATTTAATATTAGGTGAAGGAATTTTAAAAAATAGAAAGGTTGAAGGATAA
- a CDS encoding PIN/TRAM domain-containing protein, which translates to MINKIIRGILTTLGAVTGLALYMYIVNAMALVDITNDFKSYIIGIIIASLTSGSMLFILSPWLINQGRNTANWIERELSKVPTVDIVSGSIGLITGLIISYLITNLITSIMPVPIFSSILSTLIYIFMGYLGIKIATKKMGELPNIQAVFKRNLLKERNAKKENQGCPKVLDTSVIIDGRIADICRTGFVEGPLIIPGFVLEELRHIADSSDALKRNRGRRGLDILNMIQKELDIEVKMYEKDFPDIAEVDSKLLKLAQVLDGKVITNDYNLNKVAEFQGVPVLNINELANAVKPVVLPGEEMLVQVVKDGKESGQGLAYLDDGTMIVVESGKKYIGQTIDVLVTSVLQTAAGRMIFAKPKALVDKSA; encoded by the coding sequence ATGATAAATAAAATAATCCGAGGAATTTTGACAACACTCGGTGCCGTAACGGGTCTTGCATTATATATGTATATCGTTAATGCTATGGCTTTGGTGGATATCACCAATGATTTTAAAAGTTATATAATAGGAATTATAATTGCTTCATTAACAAGTGGTAGTATGTTATTTATTTTATCTCCTTGGTTGATTAATCAGGGTAGAAACACTGCTAATTGGATAGAGAGGGAACTCTCTAAGGTTCCTACTGTAGACATTGTTTCAGGCTCTATAGGATTAATAACTGGACTTATAATTTCTTATTTAATTACCAACTTAATTACTAGTATTATGCCTGTTCCTATATTTAGCTCTATTTTGTCTACTTTAATCTATATATTTATGGGTTATCTTGGTATAAAGATTGCAACTAAGAAAATGGGAGAACTACCTAATATTCAAGCTGTGTTTAAGAGAAATTTATTAAAAGAACGTAACGCTAAAAAAGAGAATCAAGGATGCCCTAAGGTTTTAGACACTAGTGTAATTATTGATGGTAGAATTGCTGATATTTGTAGAACTGGATTTGTAGAGGGACCGTTAATAATTCCAGGCTTTGTATTAGAAGAGTTAAGACATATAGCTGATTCATCTGATGCATTAAAGCGTAATCGTGGAAGAAGAGGATTAGATATTTTAAATATGATTCAAAAAGAATTAGATATTGAAGTAAAAATGTACGAAAAGGATTTTCCAGATATTGCAGAAGTAGACTCTAAATTATTAAAGCTTGCTCAAGTATTAGATGGCAAGGTTATAACTAATGATTATAATTTAAATAAGGTAGCTGAGTTTCAAGGTGTGCCAGTACTGAATATTAATGAGCTAGCTAATGCGGTAAAACCTGTAGTACTGCCTGGGGAGGAAATGCTTGTGCAGGTAGTGAAGGATGGTAAGGAATCTGGCCAAGGGTTAGCTTACTTAGACGATGGTACAATGATAGTTGTAGAAAGTGGTAAAAAATATATAGGCCAAACTATAGATGTATTAGTAACTAGTGTATTGCAAACAGCAGCTGGTCGTATGATTTTTGCAAAACCAAAGGCATTAGTTGATAAATCAGCATAG
- a CDS encoding CarD family transcriptional regulator, with amino-acid sequence MFNIGEKVVYPMHGAGVIESIEEREILGERRKYYIMRMPIGDMKVMIPLDQIDDIGIRKVIDSEEIENVLDVLASDTTKMHQNWNRRYRANMDLIKTGDVYEIAEVVRNLTLMDKEKGLSTGERKMLSNARQILISEIVLVAEVSEEEASNLVESVILQQTVPDTAL; translated from the coding sequence ATGTTTAACATTGGAGAAAAAGTTGTCTATCCTATGCATGGTGCTGGTGTGATAGAGTCTATTGAAGAGAGAGAAATCTTAGGTGAAAGAAGAAAGTATTATATAATGAGAATGCCTATTGGAGATATGAAGGTAATGATTCCTTTAGATCAGATAGATGATATAGGCATTAGAAAGGTAATTGATTCTGAGGAAATTGAAAATGTGCTAGATGTATTAGCTTCTGATACAACTAAAATGCATCAAAACTGGAATCGTAGATATCGAGCTAATATGGACTTGATTAAAACTGGAGATGTTTATGAAATAGCGGAAGTTGTAAGAAATTTAACATTAATGGATAAGGAAAAAGGACTATCTACAGGAGAGAGAAAGATGCTTAGTAATGCAAGACAAATTTTAATTAGTGAAATTGTTCTTGTGGCTGAAGTATCAGAGGAAGAAGCGTCTAATCTTGTTGAATCAGTTATCTTACAACAAACTGTGCCAGATACAGCTTTGTAG
- a CDS encoding nucleoside triphosphate pyrophosphohydrolase family protein, which yields MEQFSFNQFQDQVDEVLIRHKSILDILSKLQESSAKVNRAVAKSVTHCGCIQIHSQKQGIPEDISYSELKNYMSNHVEGYLCDICKEKIEEEISTTIFYITALCNSFNINIDDMLENYASQVKALGKYGLL from the coding sequence ATGGAACAATTTTCTTTTAACCAATTTCAAGATCAAGTGGATGAAGTATTAATAAGACACAAAAGTATTTTAGATATTTTAAGTAAGCTTCAAGAAAGTAGTGCCAAAGTTAATCGAGCGGTGGCAAAATCTGTAACTCACTGTGGTTGTATTCAAATTCATAGTCAAAAACAAGGAATACCAGAAGATATTTCATATTCAGAATTAAAGAATTATATGTCAAATCATGTAGAAGGCTATTTATGTGATATTTGCAAAGAGAAGATAGAGGAAGAGATATCTACTACCATATTCTATATTACAGCACTGTGTAATTCATTTAACATAAACATAGATGATATGTTAGAAAACTATGCCTCTCAAGTAAAAGCATTAGGAAAATATGGACTACTATAA